Proteins from a single region of Lusitaniella coriacea LEGE 07157:
- a CDS encoding ribonuclease Z — MEITFLGTSSGVPTRSRNVSSVALRLPQRAEVWLFDCGEGTQHQLLRSDLKSSQIRRIFITHMHGDHIFGLMGLIASCGLAGTGQPIDLYGPAGLEDYLKACAKYSYMNFSSRISVHLIQPGRVYEDENFTVSCLKLTHRVPAYGYRVEEKDRPGRFNVEKAIALGIPSGPLYGKLKQGQTITLEDGRKIRGTDLCDPPETGRKFAYCTDTVFCDAAVELAQDADVLIHEATFAHQDAQLAFDRLHSTSTMAAQVALLGGVKQLIMTHLSPRYAPGNAIDPRNLLEEARAIFPNTRLAKDFMTYEVPRNRTQDEPWQVAS; from the coding sequence GTGGAAATTACCTTTTTAGGCACGAGTTCTGGCGTTCCCACGCGATCGCGAAATGTTTCCTCTGTAGCCCTTCGTCTTCCCCAACGCGCGGAAGTTTGGCTCTTTGACTGTGGAGAAGGAACCCAACACCAACTCCTGCGCAGCGATCTTAAAAGTTCGCAAATTCGCCGCATTTTCATCACCCATATGCACGGCGATCATATTTTTGGACTAATGGGATTGATTGCCAGTTGCGGTTTAGCGGGAACCGGACAACCCATCGATCTCTATGGTCCTGCTGGATTGGAAGATTATCTCAAAGCTTGTGCCAAATATTCCTACATGAACTTTTCGTCGCGGATATCGGTTCATCTCATTCAACCGGGACGAGTTTATGAGGATGAGAATTTTACGGTGAGTTGTTTAAAACTGACCCATCGCGTTCCCGCCTACGGCTACCGCGTGGAGGAAAAAGACCGACCGGGGCGTTTTAATGTGGAAAAAGCGATCGCGCTGGGAATTCCTTCTGGCCCCCTCTACGGCAAACTTAAACAAGGGCAAACCATCACATTGGAGGACGGACGGAAAATTCGCGGTACGGATCTGTGCGATCCCCCGGAAACCGGACGAAAATTTGCCTATTGCACCGATACGGTTTTCTGCGATGCGGCGGTGGAACTCGCCCAGGATGCCGATGTTCTCATTCACGAAGCAACTTTCGCCCACCAGGATGCTCAACTGGCTTTTGATCGCCTCCACTCAACCTCAACAATGGCAGCACAAGTGGCGCTTTTAGGCGGGGTGAAGCAATTGATTATGACCCATTTGAGTCCCCGCTATGCGCCCGGAAACGCGATCGATCCCCGTAATTTGCTCGAAGAAGCACGGGCAATTTTCCCCAATACGCGACTGGCAAAAGATTTTATGACCTATGAGGTTCCCCGCAATCGAACTCAGGATGAACCCTGGCAAGTTGCGAGTTGA
- a CDS encoding SpoIID/LytB domain-containing protein — protein sequence MMTDRFFGIAFFLRWQWWYSLGILLLALPAQAADVRVAIKQGVSQIQIGGSKTIIVRDRAGKKLGEIPSGYSHTARKSGGTIALGNVQNSELWLKPTSEGYLWIGNRWYRGDARLFISRNGVSAINHVDIEDYLYSVVGAEMIASWHIEALKAQAVAARSYALHKQAESRNRSYDVDTTTATQVYKGLEGEASSTQRAVRETAGEVMVYEGKIILAVFHSSSGGHTENVEDIWSSPLPYLRGVADYDRDAPVYQWTKSFSRAELSRLVGGVGTIQSMTPARTTPQGRIVTMQVTGDRETRQVSGAQLRSALGLRSRLFTVSATGSGFIIQGRGFGHGVGLSQWGAKALAEQGYNYRQILGHYYQNAALSRIGG from the coding sequence ATGATGACAGATCGTTTCTTCGGGATTGCATTCTTCCTTCGTTGGCAATGGTGGTATAGCCTTGGGATTCTGCTTTTAGCCTTACCCGCCCAAGCCGCAGACGTGCGCGTTGCCATTAAACAGGGAGTCTCTCAGATTCAGATTGGCGGATCGAAAACTATTATCGTGCGCGATCGCGCGGGAAAAAAACTCGGCGAAATTCCTAGCGGTTATTCCCATACTGCCCGGAAAAGCGGCGGGACAATTGCCCTGGGAAATGTACAAAATTCAGAGCTTTGGCTCAAACCCACCTCAGAAGGTTACCTGTGGATTGGCAATCGTTGGTATCGCGGCGACGCGCGCTTATTTATCAGTCGAAATGGCGTGAGTGCTATCAACCACGTCGATATCGAAGACTACCTCTACAGCGTCGTTGGAGCTGAAATGATTGCCAGTTGGCACATCGAAGCCCTCAAAGCCCAAGCCGTTGCCGCCCGTTCCTACGCACTCCACAAGCAAGCAGAATCGAGAAACCGCAGTTACGATGTCGATACCACAACCGCAACACAAGTGTACAAAGGGCTGGAAGGAGAAGCCAGCAGCACCCAACGGGCAGTTCGGGAAACAGCAGGAGAGGTGATGGTCTACGAAGGGAAAATCATCTTAGCCGTGTTCCACTCCTCCTCTGGCGGGCATACCGAAAACGTCGAAGATATTTGGAGTTCTCCCCTTCCCTATTTACGCGGCGTTGCCGATTACGACCGGGATGCCCCCGTTTATCAATGGACGAAATCCTTTTCTCGCGCGGAACTGAGTCGTTTAGTGGGGGGCGTGGGAACCATCCAATCGATGACTCCCGCAAGGACGACACCCCAAGGACGCATTGTTACCATGCAGGTGACGGGCGATCGCGAAACGCGACAAGTAAGTGGCGCGCAATTGCGCTCTGCATTGGGGTTACGCAGCCGACTCTTTACGGTTTCGGCAACGGGTTCGGGATTCATCATCCAAGGACGAGGGTTCGGTCACGGGGTCGGACTCAGCCAATGGGGAGCCAAGGCGTTGGCGGAGCAAGGATATAATTATCGCCAAATTCTAGGGCATTACTATCAAAATGCTGCCCTGAGTCGAATTGGGGGGTAG
- a CDS encoding hybrid sensor histidine kinase/response regulator has protein sequence MSTTTPSIRDQAYQFFQQEALELLQIIEEGLLKLRAEFSIPNVHSLMRAAHSIKGGAASVELSGIQKIAHYLEDVFRALYHREEPLDGDLEEALLQAYDCLRSPLVEQLQTGQYDEEAAWSKAEPIFSTLELVLGDSMGANIEMPTAAELGFDITQEIFSNDVERELTRLETVLANPEGQPIAGELRAATEVLTGIGELLELPGFVEISKSAIAALNFHPDRFLAIGQATIDNFRTAQASILTDNRQCSPSAELLALAEPDEFKSDAPIYDSHEVLEDLEIVTDPNEAEFLTLVEPDELEATPDSDYSELESVFGQTDLDFNPPLDFDSEPIEEEFFENGQEFLETESSNEFDLSSETATTGSETETLTELDKKESAQPYVSESVRVDLKRLERLNNRVGELVTQENSALLQAQNLQNRLDHLQQHFNQFERLSKILLTGMERTQNNRESDASSPKSPKKRPQPQFLKDLDPLQLDAYSDFYPLVQSALEEVAQMGETLRDMTLLNQQVQQTQHQKKQTLKQVRNDLRWARMMPLSDILQRFPRMVRDLATQHDKRIQLIQTGVTTLVDKVMLERLYDPLIHLVRNAFDHGTELPQERIDRGKSPEATIEIRAYHRGNQTTIEVRDDGRGIDLEGIRKKALERGLLSESEAEDASRDRLYSLLFEPSFSTKSTASELSGRGMGLSTVQEQVKQLKGNISIASQPEQGTTFTIRLPLTLAIAQLLVFKIDESLMAIPINALDSIVAAPHEKIETFQGQPVYRDGERSIPLYPVKAFARHYPLPQNLAESSTAIQMPQQERTTLLVVADKEGAIALPVEQILLEQELAIKPFSTVVKPPTYLYGCTILGDGSLVPVLDGTALIEHWRQISNQLEPQIELAAPQSAATDATRPTILVVDDSLTTRQNLSLTLDRAGYPVIQASDGREALEKLRTSPQIAAVFCDIEMPKMNGFEFLNLCRKDYSASELPAIMLTSRAGEKHRGIAKLLGANNYLTKPYLERDLLEILQTCLRRD, from the coding sequence GGAAGAACCCTTGGATGGAGACTTAGAGGAAGCATTGCTCCAAGCTTATGACTGTTTGCGATCGCCCCTAGTCGAGCAATTGCAAACCGGACAGTACGATGAAGAAGCCGCTTGGAGTAAAGCCGAACCGATTTTTTCCACTCTCGAATTGGTGTTGGGCGATTCGATGGGGGCAAATATTGAAATGCCCACTGCTGCGGAATTGGGCTTTGATATTACCCAAGAAATCTTTTCCAACGACGTGGAGCGGGAATTAACGCGCTTGGAGACGGTTTTAGCCAATCCAGAAGGTCAACCCATCGCCGGGGAATTGCGCGCGGCAACGGAGGTGCTAACGGGCATAGGGGAGCTGTTGGAACTACCGGGATTTGTGGAGATATCCAAAAGCGCGATCGCGGCGCTAAACTTCCACCCCGATCGCTTTCTTGCCATTGGGCAGGCTACGATTGATAATTTTCGTACCGCTCAAGCCTCAATCCTCACAGACAATCGCCAATGCAGTCCCAGCGCAGAGCTTTTGGCGCTCGCCGAACCCGATGAATTCAAATCTGATGCCCCCATTTACGATTCCCATGAAGTCCTGGAGGACTTAGAAATTGTTACAGACCCCAACGAAGCAGAATTTTTAACCCTCGTCGAACCCGACGAATTAGAAGCTACGCCAGATTCTGACTACAGCGAACTCGAAAGTGTATTCGGACAGACCGATCTAGACTTCAATCCTCCTCTCGACTTCGATTCTGAGCCAATTGAAGAGGAATTCTTTGAAAACGGACAGGAATTTTTAGAAACAGAGTCCTCAAATGAGTTCGATCTCTCAAGCGAAACCGCTACCACGGGTTCAGAAACCGAGACACTAACCGAGTTAGATAAAAAGGAATCCGCTCAACCCTATGTCTCCGAGTCCGTGCGTGTCGATCTCAAGCGTTTGGAACGACTCAATAACCGCGTGGGAGAACTGGTCACTCAGGAAAATTCCGCCCTCCTACAGGCTCAAAACTTACAAAATCGACTCGATCACCTCCAACAGCATTTCAATCAATTCGAGCGCTTGAGCAAGATATTGCTGACGGGAATGGAACGAACTCAAAATAATCGAGAATCGGACGCATCCTCACCCAAAAGCCCGAAAAAACGACCTCAGCCGCAGTTCCTTAAAGACCTCGATCCCTTGCAACTCGATGCCTACAGCGATTTTTACCCGTTGGTGCAATCAGCGCTCGAAGAAGTGGCTCAAATGGGCGAAACCCTGAGAGATATGACACTCCTCAACCAACAAGTACAGCAGACCCAGCACCAAAAAAAACAAACCCTAAAACAAGTGCGCAACGATCTGCGATGGGCGCGGATGATGCCTTTGAGCGATATTTTGCAACGCTTTCCCCGCATGGTACGAGATTTGGCGACGCAGCACGATAAACGAATCCAGTTGATCCAGACGGGGGTTACGACGCTGGTGGATAAGGTGATGCTAGAGCGGCTGTACGATCCGTTGATTCATTTGGTTCGCAATGCCTTCGATCACGGGACAGAACTGCCTCAAGAGCGGATCGATCGCGGTAAGTCTCCTGAAGCCACAATTGAAATTCGCGCTTACCATCGCGGCAACCAGACGACGATTGAGGTTCGAGATGATGGTCGCGGAATCGATCTTGAAGGGATACGAAAAAAAGCCCTAGAACGGGGATTGCTTTCGGAATCCGAAGCGGAAGATGCCAGCCGCGATCGCTTGTACTCTTTGTTATTTGAACCGAGTTTTTCCACCAAATCCACTGCCAGCGAATTATCGGGACGCGGTATGGGATTGTCAACGGTGCAGGAGCAGGTGAAACAGTTAAAGGGCAACATTTCCATCGCTTCGCAACCGGAACAGGGGACAACCTTTACCATTCGTCTTCCTTTAACCCTCGCGATCGCGCAACTTCTGGTATTTAAGATCGATGAATCCCTTATGGCAATCCCCATCAACGCCCTGGACTCGATTGTTGCCGCACCTCACGAGAAGATTGAAACCTTCCAAGGTCAGCCGGTTTATCGCGATGGAGAGCGTTCGATTCCCCTCTATCCCGTGAAAGCTTTTGCTCGCCATTACCCTCTCCCACAAAATTTAGCGGAATCTTCCACCGCGATTCAAATGCCCCAACAGGAACGCACCACCCTTCTCGTTGTTGCCGATAAAGAGGGCGCGATCGCGCTCCCTGTCGAACAGATTCTTTTGGAACAAGAATTAGCCATCAAACCCTTCAGCACAGTTGTAAAGCCTCCTACCTACCTCTATGGCTGCACCATCCTCGGCGATGGCTCGTTAGTTCCCGTTCTCGATGGAACGGCACTGATCGAACACTGGCGACAAATCTCAAACCAGTTGGAACCTCAAATTGAACTCGCCGCACCACAATCTGCTGCTACCGATGCCACACGTCCGACGATTCTGGTGGTCGATGACTCTTTGACCACGCGCCAAAATCTCTCCTTGACCCTCGATCGCGCCGGATATCCCGTTATTCAAGCTTCTGACGGTCGAGAAGCCCTCGAAAAACTCCGTACCTCACCCCAGATCGCAGCCGTGTTCTGCGATATTGAAATGCCCAAAATGAATGGATTTGAGTTCCTTAACCTTTGTCGCAAAGACTATTCTGCCTCGGAATTACCCGCGATCATGCTCACCTCTCGTGCGGGGGAAAAACATCGTGGCATTGCCAAACTTTTGGGCGCAAACAACTATCTTACCAAACCCTATTTGGAACGAGATTTATTGGAGATTTTACAAACTTGTTTGCGAAGGGATTAA